The DNA segment ggctcttctccaacaacatctgaggcactggaaagggcatcagccttgatattcttctctgctggccggaagtggatcatcaaattgaagcgggagaagaatagtgaccaacaggcttgcctgggattaagacgttgggctgtctggaggtacgaaaggttcttatgatccgtgtaaacacagactggatagcgagcaccctccaaaagatatcgccattcttccagggcaagtttgatagccaaaagttccttgtcaccaatagagtagttcttctctgcaggagaaaaagttttagaaaagaaaccgcacgtaagagTTCGGCCCCTGGGTCCCTTCTGGGTtagcacagcccctgcaccgacagaagatgcgtccacctccaagataaaaggcttctctgtatcaggtctagaaaggatcggagctttagcaaaggcggattttaactttgcaaaggcctcttcagctgctggtggccaaaggcgtggattagcgcccttcctaGTGAGTGCCACGGTGGGAGCAACAAAAGTAGAAAAATGAGGAATGAACTGTCGATAGTAGTTTGCGGAGCCTAGGAATCTCTGAATGGcgcgaagaccctctggacgtggccactgaagaacggcagacagtttggtaggatccatctggagacccctgtcggagatgatgtaacccCTGAAGAAGCTGCGACCCgcagcggaacgcgtggggcctTCAGTCCTGGGTTCTCACCGCCGTCTCACACCTCACGGTAATTATTGCTTGGGCACTGTGCCTTGTTGGTTTATTACTGCACATTATATTTCCAGGTACAGAGAATCTCTTGCACATGCGTGCTTTTTACCATTTATTCACTGACTGGATTATATGTTGGATTGGCTTTCTAGCTCTTTACCGCAGACACATGTCCCATTCGTGTTATCTATATTCATTAGAGCTGTGAGATGGTGTTGTGAGACTCGGGTCCGGGTACCCCGACATTATTAGGTGTCGGGCTCCGGTTGTTCATTCACGGGTGCACtagggtgcattcctttttaattgcttttatataCTGTTTGTCTTGCTGATGTTgtctttttgtccatttttcaatAAAGTGATTTTTTGTTTGCTACTGTACACATGCTTTCTTGTCCTCTTTGCTTAGAATTGTTTGCATGTGTGTAGCTTCACACTGGATGTTATTTTTCAAACACCAATCCCAATTCTGTTCACATTGTAACCAAGAAAATgtagactccgttgatggaagagacatttctcgagcttagcgtagagacaattggctcgaaggcaacctaggacttgctgtacgtgagattgatgagtcttgagatctggagagaacaccaagatgtcatctaggtagaccactacacacgtatacagaaggtccctgaagatgtcattgacaaactcctggaagacagctggagcattgcataatccaaaaggcatcacaaggtattcgaattgaccatctcgggtgttaaatgctgtcttccatttgtctcccttgcggatacgaataagattgtaggccccgcgaagatccaacttagagaaaatcttggaaacgcgcaggcgatcaaacagttctgttatcagtggcagagggtagcggtttttaaccgtgatcttattaagtccacgataatcaatacaaggacgcaaggagccgtccttcttagtaacaaagaagaaacctgcacctgcaggagaagaggacttccgtatgaaacctctttgcaagttctcctggatatactctgacatggCAGTGGTCTCAGGAACGGAGAGTGGATAAACCCGgcctctgggaggagaagtgcccggcaataactcaatagggcaatcgtagggtcgatgcggtggcaaagtctcagcctgctttttagagaagacgtcagagaagtcctggcagcacgtgggtaaaccctccaaaggcttcacagacagagaggaggccaacacaggtacaggcagggaggcccccatacagcgggaccggcactcaggaccccaatgaaggatctcccctgtcatccaattgagaacaggagcatggagctgcagccacggaagacccaacaggatagaggacgtggaccgaggtagcacgtaaaaggacagtctctccttgtgcaacactccgacttgcaaggacagaggcttggtgcggtacaggaccgggtcagagaggatctggccacttacggatgagatgaccaatggcttctcaaggcgaaccactgggacgcttctcccaagaaccctaggtgctggtgtatcccggacgctgaggacggataggacaggacccgatgaagtgctccagactagcacaataaaggcaaaggttaccctggtgccttctgatgcgttcctgggaggagagtctagctttgtccacctccataggctcctctgcgggtGGTATGAactgaggctggagtggtctttggaagtccggggccaggcggggaaggcgtcgaggacggacttgaggttgctcgaagcgtgattcctcagcacgctctctaaatcgcacgtctatccgggtggccaaggtgatgagaccactcagagaagacggcagatcacgagcagCCAGAGCATccttcacatgagaggcgagacccttcttgaaagcggcagacaaggcggcgtcattccaggcaagttctgacaccaaagtacggaactggaccgcatactctcccacggaggaatttCCCTGGTGTAAGTTCAACAAGGTAGACTCGGCAGAGGAGGCCCaagctggttcctcaaacacagCCCTAAATTCGGACACAAAGGCCGTGAGAGAAGCCGTAACTGGGTCGTttctgtcccacaggggtgtagcccaggccagagctttcccTGAGAGTAGGCTGATTAAAAATGCCACCTTTGATCCCTCCGAAATAAACTGGGTCGGCATAAGctcaatatgcagggagcactgagttaaaaaaacttctgcacatcttaggatcaccatcatatttgctgggcatggacaagcgcATCCTGGGTTCAACAGCTGGAAGAGGAGTCGGAGCTGTAGGAGTCACAAGAGCAGCTTCCGGAACCTGTTGTGGTTGTTGGTTGGCtaatagttgctgcaacatggcggtgacctgctccagctgatcacgTTGCggagcaatctgccgggattgatggatcacaatagtagcgaggtcaggcttgctaggagacggaacctcggcgggatccatggccggatcttactgtcaggcttacgggatgtggatccactggaccactgcagacgatgactcaagccactacctgggaccggagtctaagtggtacccggttttcaccagagcccgccgcaaagcgggttagacaagctgcggcgtggtaccaccaggtcgttcctcaggcgtgacttgtctgcagtggcggccaaggttgaggtacagaaacagcagtcaagctcgaggtcacagtccaggcacagggtcgggcaggcggcagagatgcaacgtcagagtccaaaccggggtcagcaacaggaggtccaagcagaagggtacgggaacacagcacacacgacagcaacacggaggaacactggtacacgggaacacggaggaggtcaggcaacacaggaacatggaggaagtcaggcacgcaggagacactggaacgcagaagacactagAACGaagaagacactggaacgcaggcaaatcgcaacagagctttctctaaggctgtgaggcacaaagatccggccggGTTAgttgggagaggcagatataaatagcctcatgggaaatggccctttaaatttcctagaagtgccgCGCACGCGCCCAAAggcgcgggaccgcgcgcacacggagcaaggccgggactcgggagcggggagaggtgagacgcgctggcgcggcacctgcggggagcgagaggcacgggtgagcccgcgacccgcgatgtgggtcgcgggtccacccgtgacaaggtgactacctcttgaagctcatcaagagaaagcctagagtgtgcaaagcaataatcaaagcaaaaggtggctactttgcaggacctagaatataagacatattttttagttgtttcacacttttttgttaagtatatatttccacatgtattaattcatagttttgatgccttcagtgtgattgtacaatttttataatcatgaaaatacagaaaactctttgaatgaggtgTGTCCAAgcatttggtctgtactgtacctATAGAAGTAAGACCTCTTAATAATAGGAACgagggagatttattattattatttataggtgAAGTCAATTATAGGTCAGGTACACACAGTCCATAATTGCTGCAAATTATTCGATGTGGAGCCATAAGCAGATAATCTTCAGGAATTTATACTATAGACTCAGTGGATGGGATTCATACCAATCCTATACTTATGCTCTGGGGAAAAGAAAACACTGGAACTGATTTTCATTGTGGGTTTCATTGCTGTGGATTTAGGGTGCAGAATTCAAACTGTAGACATTCTTTGGGTGCAGGATGCTTGGTTTAGGTGCTGGGCTAATCTTCTAGATTAAGCTAAAAAATGAAGGAGGTTTGTATCTTTTGGAACAACACAAATCATTGAGAAAACCAGAGCATGGAGGCCATTATCTCCTTACCTTGTTATTTAGGGTAGTGGCGCTGGCATCGCTTCTTTGCTCGTTCATGGGTGATATCAAGGTCCACTGATTGGTTTTTGGCTCATAACACTCTGCAGTGTTCAGACGTATATGGCCATCAAAGCCTCCCATCGCGTAgatgttttcatccaggatagcgACACTGACATAGCACCTTTTTGAGTGCATGGGTGCTACTTCCTGCCAGGATTTCTTGATTGGGTCAAAACGTTTTACATTGTTGAAATAGTCCACACTATCGAATCCACCAATGATATACAAACACCCCTTCAAATATGCTGTTCCATGATAAGCTCTTGGACTCATTTCTTCACTTGTTATTTGGATCCACTGGGCGGCACGGGCATCATAACATTCAATAGCATTAGTAGGGCTACCTCCACTCCAGCCACCAACTGCAAACAAGACTTCATATGGAAGACGGGGTCGGCTCATGGGGCTTAAATCTGTATTTGAGTAGCCATTTGTGTTGAGGTTAAACATAGCTCGCAGGGCGTCAATGATAATTGGTTTACACTTTTTATTCCCTTTTACGTAGTTGTTCATTTTGACATTGAAGTTGAAGAAATCAGTGTTCATAAAGGCAAAGCGAACCTAGAAATGTCAATTTATGAAAAAAGACAACCAAAAGTTAGAGAAGTAATGAGAAATAATCCAATATAGTATACAACTTAGATTCACCATCTTCTGAGATCTATAAAGGGATCCCCTCACAACACTGCAACctaaaaatatgctaaaaagaccTCCAGGGAACATACATATTATAGAAGAAGGTAGTGTTTGTGGAAGAAGGTGGGGGGTagtgtagtgacaggttccctttaacatttttaatattaACTTTGCAAGTtgtgtatttatgtttttttttcttaactttttcaAAATGTCTTAATAGGATGAGGATCAGTGAATCTATTCATCGCTTTTTTAGATTAGGTAAGAATCTGGTGATTTTCAGGCAACAAATCAAATCCGAATATTTTCAGACGTGCTATGGACGTGCTTGTATATATGATATCAACAGAAGTTATAATAGTTTTATTGGAaactaaaaattttaattttatgaAACAAGACAggagctttttttttataaagatggTTATTTACCAATTTCCATGACAATTAAATCAATTGTCAATGCAATGATTTGCACACCTCTATAaagcattaccgtatatacttgtgtataagccaagtttataAGCACAAAcactgtgctgaaaaacctcacctcggcttatacacaagtcaattaaaaaaaaaaatactgggggctggctggctatatactacagggggctggctggttgtatactattgggggctggttggttgtatactactgggggctggctggctgtatactacagggggcaggctggctgtatactactgaaggcttgatggctatatactgggaggctgtgaccatttcccaccctcggcttatactcgagtcaataggttttcccagtttttggtggtaaaataaggggcctcggcttatactggggtcaacttgagaatatacggtaaatacaatattatattataattcgTGTACCAGAAAGTCTCCATAAAGATCATGGGGCTTCCATACCCACAGAACTGCTTCCAAAATCCTAATATTTTACTGGAAGGAGCCTCTTATCACAAAACAACTTTTAGGATGCTGTGGTCACAATTGACTGAAGTATCCGAGAGGTtgaacatccatgatgcaaattgTGGTCATAATTGACCGCAGCATCTGAGAGGTTCAACATAATGTGAATTGTCTCTTGAGACAAACATTGCTGGCAGATGTCTGCCCTGTACAACTGTAATCATCTGCCAGATATGGCACTATCTCCTACACTGCGCCATTTATAATGTGTTATGTGTTCTGTGCTGTGTTATTTTGTTAGTGGCAATAAAAGCTATAAaggcaaaaagtagaaaattacaTGTTGTAAAATGATTATTACCTCTGGAAGAAGAAGTGAAATGTGATGTTTTCGTTGTTCTGGGCTATGACTGATCCACTTCACAATAGCTTCAAATGCAGTTTCCTCCTGTTTGATGTTTAGTTCGTCCTTTTCTAGGAGGCCTTTAAGTTCCACGGCTGATAAGTCAAGGAACTCATCTGAGAGCTTAGCTATATCTTCAAAGTTGTGTAAGATGTACATGTGCGCCTCCTGATGCAGCTCGGGGGAGTAATAACACTCAGTGAACCTATAGAGTCCAATACAATTCTCATGGCACAGTTGTTTTTTCAGGAATTTGGAGCAGAGTTGTACGAGACTAAGAATATTTAAGTAATCTGCCGCGATAAACACACTTTCCACATTATTACAGGTGATTGGGACTGTCCAGGTGTAGGCAAACTCTATGATCAATTTCATAATCTCCGGATCGATACCAGGGATGTCATACACGTCATCTTCACTGCTGATCCAGCTGCTGGTGAACAATGCTCTGCAGGTACAAATACATTGGCCTTACAAGCATGAGCTAATAACAAAACTACATGAAAGATGTAACTGGAACAAAGTAGGTTACAAAGGTTTTCTGCGAGAAAAAAATGATTTCAGTTCAAAGAGAGAATAGAAGAGTTTGAATAAATGGGTTTCTTAAATCTCAACACAGACATAACGTTAGGCCCCTTATACACTAGTAAGTGAGATGTGTCCAACTTTCATCACACTAGAAGCGTGCGCTGGCTGGAACATCCGGAACGAACAATGAGCAACTAGGACTGAGCTCAGCATACAGTCAGTTTACTTCCGGTTGTCAGCATTCGGGCCGGACGTCACAGCCAGCACatgctgcgagtgtgatgcgcgtTACACACATCTCACTCgctagtgtgtaaggggccttaggctatcTGCACATGTATCAAGTCCACATGGTTTTTATGGatgttttatgtatatatgttttacatGCAGATTTGTGTTATGTGTAGTGCATTTTTGTTGCAGATTTCCAGGCTTTTTTCTACATGCattattttaacactttttttcacCAGATCAGAACAAAATCTGTATTAAATGTGCATTGTAGCTATTTTTCCATTTACTGGGCACAATATTAAGCAATTATATTTAGGCACCATAGTGTCTGTAACTATTAAGATTTGGGGAGAAATTCTGttcattaaagaggtattcccacaaagacaagattcctaaatatactcaggataacacattctctaatttactgttattaacaaaaatacagcatttcatagatataattcaaacctgtctctatcagtcctggtatatgCAATTTTGGTTGACCCACgatccaaccataaatcttctgaccatGGTCGGACAGGCAaaatttttctcatgaatagcttccttctgctgtctgcacactgcagtactctctgcctccttcccTTTCCCCCTCCActacaagaccagctcacacacaAACACTTTCTGCCGGCAGGCAGCGCACAGAGGCTTGCTctgcaagctacagacaagataaggtcttcatCCAAGGGAGggaggcatagcagtgctgactctgtgtgtgttatagtggAGATGTATCAAATCTGAGAGTGTTATTTtatccatctcatgaatctcatcatctcttgtGAGTCTGATCTCTGATctctcagatactagtagaatgctcagaagctaaataaaattgtatataaactttttaccctgatgatctaactacattgtaagcacacagcatctcataacacagagggatcatgaagtgtctgcttagagagtccctgtccacactctgaaattttacactgaccatcactgagtcataggagctaaaacaacaataaaactcagtaaaattgtaaagtaaggggattaCACATGAgctttattgtgcaaacatcactaggagattcaaatttaagaactttctttcctggggaaacccctttaagagttggTGCCAAAATAAAGGGGAGCCAATGATATTTGGACAGACAAATTGTGGTTAAGAGTAGCAAGATGGGAATCAGCAAATTGAGGGTAAGAGGCAATTTACAAGGGAAGAAGGGAAAATAAGGAGAGGAAAGTAATTCCAGTTCAAATCTCAGTTATTTTAGCAGTTGCTTGAATCCGTCTATTTGTTTCACTGATGTGAAATTGAACGGGGAAATTAGTAAGATGTGAATTGGCGTTAAATGGAGAAAGGGCTAATTTGGTTTTGATACATCACAGTATCTTCTAGTCACTTGTATTACTACTTGATATGAAGTTTGCTAAAAAGTTATTGACCATTTTAAGTTTGGTATTGATACTGTGCTTCTTAAAATCTTTGATGGTGAGTATAAAGGCGGGAGCTCTTCACAACAGCTTGACCCAACCCCACCACAGCTCCCCCTCCAAATTTGACATTaactcttagggtacattcacacgcggtatgcccgccgtgcgggcataccgttgtgtgctgcagaggaggagaaggtgacccctcctccctccatagagaatagcggcaccGTATCTGTGCCGCGCCACTATTGCGACCGCGTGTACgttcccgcagacggccatgtgaatgagcccttaaaacTCTGTTAAAACTACTTAGATCTTCCAAGACAGAGTATGAGCTTCTAAAAAATCAAATTACAAGCATTGACTATAGAAATCTATAGAGAAGGAAGTGAAGAATGGGTTGGGTGAGAGATAAGGATGGATATACTGTTCAGTATTGCTGTTACTCATCCAGAGTGACCTATAGAAAGACTGTGGAGCAGTTGTCTCATGTTCAGTCTATGAGCGACTTCATAGCAGTGATCCTACCTATCAGTTTGGGATGGACATAGAgggacatatttatcagggcttctgtgccatgCCAGTGGCTGCACtttttgctagcacttgcaattatttagccCAATCCGCCATCTTCACACCAGTGGAAGGAGTGGCCAGCTGGAAGTGGGCAGGTGCGGGGCGTTACTTTGAAAATTCGACCGCtgtgtttttttagtttatttatacgccaggcagggcttcaacctcttgatgtatcacgcTGCGCAAGAGCAGCGGCGGGGTTagcatacatacattcatacgtaaatatgccccattgtgcaaatattgtgcaacacaattctgtgaaGTTgtggtaataaatgtggcgcatggtctaactttgcacattctttcaagtgcagagtctgacagaaaactggcgcaaaggctttaataaatgtgggccaatattcaCTGACCTAAAGTAAGGACTGCAGCCGCAGAGGATGTTCTTATGAGCCTTGAACTCCACCCCGCTGGCTTTAATCACCACGTCACACAGCTTTCCCTCCAATCTCAGCTCATTAAATACAATGTAAGCTATCGGGTCCATTTTATGTTCCATGTTCCTGGTGGGTATGTTATCTTCGATCTCCATGATGGACATATCGTGGACATATCATGGTCTGAACTGTCATTTCACTTCGTCTATCGCCTcttctataatgacatcacaaccTGCATTGTACATGAGGATTCTATACGGAATAGTTAGGAAGGGGCATAGATGTCGCATATGTTCTTGTGCAGTATATGCAGATCTTTATTATTTTGTCTCTTCAAAATTTATTTTACTAACCATCTGATGAAATTGCAATTTTTGAAAAATCTTTACAGATGTAAAGTGTCTACTAATGCATAGTGAATTGGGTGAAACGGCACATGGCATAAGCAATGTACACCTCTGTGAGTGGCAATAAGATGATCAACACTTTAAGATTTTATGTCCTTCCTGACCATAGTCATACAAAGATCTGCAGAGGAAACATAtacttttaggattttttttaataaagctttATGCAAAATTGTTGcaatgttctgttttttttctattggatacaatggggcacatttatttattcaATTCTGACCACCCACCAACTTTAGACGTCAGCTGGTGCATGGCCTAGGTCTGCTGCAGTTTCTCCTGTGCCTGCACTGACAGCAGGATCAAGACTAGGTCTCCAGCTGTCAGAGACAACCAGAGACCTTAGAATGAAAGTAGAAgtggtttattactgcttctgccttctcctttccttACTGCGTAATACTGAAGTGCTAGGCAGTGAATAGAGGAGCAGCTCTATAGACACTGCAGTCACATGATTGCCAGgtctgaaagagttaatcagaacTGCTTGGGTATGATGAAATACCCCCAGGAGTTTTATGGCCTCATGGGGGTCATATGAAGCAAAAAAACAAATACCAATATACATACTCATATTTCCCaataatattgtaaaaaaaaacctttgaccCACAAAATTCACTAAACGTGCTGGTCACTAAATTCTTTTCAGTCCTCATCATTATGGGGTTAATCTGAATGTAACAGAAATCtgtcaaaatatacaaaaatcaaAGTCAACAAATAGGAGGAAAAGAGGTGCATCAGGTAAGTCTGTGGTGGAGATATATCCGAacttgtgtgccagttttctgatgcacaagccctaaaataatcgcaGTGCTATGCAAACCTGCAGGCATTGCGATTATTATTCCCTTTACACCAGATCCACCcgtaaaggtgggggggggggggcatgaaggTGTGCATGGCCTGTGGTCAAATGCCTGGAACAGAAATATATGCCAGCACAGCTCGGACGGCAGATACATAAGAAGGGCTTGTATGGTAAATGTTCCCCTGTCCATCTAACTTGGCACTGTTAGACACCCGTTCCCTGTTAACCATAGAACTGGACCTATTCTTGCTCTGTCGTTTGGCCGCTCAGCAAAATTGTAGGACTGGTAACCATGGAGAAGTAAAAGAAGTAATGGAGGAGTCTGAAGCTCAGCTGAATACCTGTAGGATTTTAAGTGACTTTCAGAAGATCATTGGGGCCAAGACACTGGATCATTCTGCCCTAATTGTTGCCCCAACCCCTGGAACTGGATTTATAAGTAGGCTTCGGCctcctggcgtagaattgcaccATAGCCTGTGCCTGAAAAGGTGCAGGGTGTAGGCAGTACACAGGATGCTCAATAAGCAAATAAGTGGGATAGAAGTGGAGGGTTGAGAAGCCAGTAGGACCGGGTAGGTCACTGGGTTACTGTACCTAGAGGTGTCCAAAAGGGGTCCAAGAAAAGGAAGACCACTTCTGCATCTGAACACCGAAGCGAAAAAATTGAGCGATATTGCAAGGATgtcagtataagaaataatggcCCTAGAAGATACTGCTCTCCACCTTACAGCCAGGGGAGCagcccagctagtagtagggggaTGTCAGTGCAGATAAGCCAGGACAGTAAGTGGTTGAAGGGGACTCTACAATTAGAAATACTGATAATTTATTGTCAAGACCCCCTCAATTGAATGGTTTGcagtctccctggtgccagggtttggCATATGGTGGAAATGGTAGATTCATTACTGGGAGGTGTtagggatgacccagctgtcgtggtccatatGGGAGCCAGTGAtaaaatagatggtaggtggagaagCCTAAAGAACAATTTTTAAGAACTAGGT comes from the Engystomops pustulosus chromosome 5, aEngPut4.maternal, whole genome shotgun sequence genome and includes:
- the LOC140133584 gene encoding kelch-like protein 10 isoform X2, translated to MSIMEIEDNIPTRNMEHKMDPIAYIVFNELRLEGKLCDVVIKASGVEFKAHKNILCGCSPYFRALFTSSWISSEDDVYDIPGIDPEIMKLIIEFAYTWTVPITCNNVESVFIAADYLNILSLVQLCSKFLKKQLCHENCIGLYRFTECYYSPELHQEAHMYILHNFEDIAKLSDEFLDLSAVELKGLLEKDELNIKQEETAFEAIVKWISHSPEQRKHHISLLLPEVRFAFMNTDFFNFNVKMNNYVKGNKKCKPIIIDALRAMFNLNTNGYSNTDLSPMSRPRLPYEVLFAVGGWSGGSPTNAIECYDARAAQWIQITSEEMSPRAYHGTAYLKGCLYIIGGFDSVDYFNNVKRFDPIKKSWQEVAPMHSKRCYVSVAILDENIYAMGGFDGHIRLNTAECYEPKTNQWTLISPMNEQRSDASATTLNNKVGGFDGHNRLRSSEVYSPISNTWHMVPDMYTPRSNFGIEVVDDRIFVVGGFNGFTTTFNVECYDEATNEWYDVNDMNVYRSALSCCVISGLRNIRDYAAPRDICSRHEATSSSSASSLTVSYDF
- the LOC140133584 gene encoding kelch-like protein 10 isoform X1, with the protein product MSIMEIEDNIPTRNMEHKMDPIAYIVFNELRLEGKLCDVVIKASGVEFKAHKNILCGCSPYFRALFTSSWISSEDDVYDIPGIDPEIMKLIIEFAYTWTVPITCNNVESVFIAADYLNILSLVQLCSKFLKKQLCHENCIGLYRFTECYYSPELHQEAHMYILHNFEDIAKLSDEFLDLSAVELKGLLEKDELNIKQEETAFEAIVKWISHSPEQRKHHISLLLPEVRFAFMNTDFFNFNVKMNNYVKGNKKCKPIIIDALRAMFNLNTNGYSNTDLSPMSRPRLPYEVLFAVGGWSGGSPTNAIECYDARAAQWIQITSEEMSPRAYHGTAYLKGCLYIIGGFDSVDYFNNVKRFDPIKKSWQEVAPMHSKRCYVSVAILDENIYAMGGFDGHIRLNTAECYEPKTNQWTLISPMNEQRSDASATTLNNKIYICGGFNGNECLFTAEMYNPDTKQWNTISSMMNRRSGVGAIAYREKVYVVGGFDGHNRLRSSEVYSPISNTWHMVPDMYTPRSNFGIEVVDDRIFVVGGFNGFTTTFNVECYDEATNEWYDVNDMNVYRSALSCCVISGLRNIRDYAAPRDICSRHEATSSSSASSLTVSYDF